A segment of the Carya illinoinensis cultivar Pawnee chromosome 1, C.illinoinensisPawnee_v1, whole genome shotgun sequence genome:
TAATTGTGTCGGGGCATTaaactacaaatattttattctcttcttGGTATGTTTGCTTTACTTTACTCTCAGGAACTCAAGCACTTTTTATCAACAGATTAATGTTTTATGCAttcaaaaattttggtacttcgTGTTCAGACTAGGAAATAAACCATTTTCAATCTGTTTAATTTGCATAAGTGTTtgtatttcttcttttcttcttgtgAATAAATTTATTTCGAAGAGTCATTCATATACTGTTTACAGCTTATATTTTTCCCCTGTGCTTGCTAAATGCTAAGGACCTTAATCGTAGCCCATAGCATGTGTTCTTCCGTTTCAGCCATTCTGTAATCTTTTTTAGTTTTCCTATTTCAATCCCTGACTATTGTTGTTTCTCTTGACCTCATATCATCTTTGACACACACTCACACGTCCAGAAAAACTTTCACCATTCCCTTTAACGACCTATTTTGTGTAATGCTTTCCACATGtaaatattcattatatagGAAAATGACCAAACTACTGGATTGTAGACTTTAATCTTGTGGCTAGAAGGAATTATAAGTGTGTGCCTGTAACTACTTTGTGCAATGCTTTCACATGTAACTTACATCATAGCAAGTTAAACGTCATTTCACTTTTTAAGCATTCATTATTCAATGCAACAATCGAGTTTATGAGTTAACATCATGGCATGCTTAGAAACATACTATGTCTAAATGAGATAATAGGAAGTTAAGGTTTAAAATAGTGTTTCAATACTTTTCATCTTTTTCAAGGGGCTATTGAGCGGGGGCAGAGCTAGGTATGGTTGAGTGGGGGCAATTTGATTACCCCCTTTAAAATGATATTGGGGTTTGCCGGTCCAATTAGGATTAACTGGGTGATAAAATGTCTACTTCTGCCTCAGCACACGACTGAACACTTGCATTCGAGTAGCTATTATGATAGAAAGTAccaattgatttttattttccactCGGTTGATTTATGTGTTCTTTGTGATTATGTTTTCAGAAGTctgaagtttttgttttttgttggtGGGTCTTCAGAGCTTATTATTTCTGTATGCACAAACTGGGAATATTTATATTGATCTTTTTTATACGTTTACTCTCAATGCAGTTCTACACGTTTCTGGAGACAAGTCTTGTAACATTCTCGTTACTTCCACATCTAAGAGCATTGTTTAGTGATGGAGAAATACCTGGGACTCCTGGCACCCTTGCAACCACATTCCTTGCCTTCGGTGAGGCCTGAGTAGTCCATGTTTCTGAATTGTTTAGTCAATTTTATCTACATTTTTCTTAACTGTCTCTGCTTTATTTACAGTCCTGAACCTTGCTTTTGCGTTGAGTGTTATGATGTTTCTAATAATGCACATACGATTGGTGGCTGCCAACACCACAACAATTGAGGTATTGCCTTTTGCCTACCTTGAGATGTTTGTTTtacacaattttattttcttaagatCAGGCTATGCTTTAGTGAACTGAGAAACTGTTAGAGCAACATTAGACATCTGGAATGAATTTCGTGGGCTTTTGAtgaaactctttttttaaagttatagtATATCATATAATAGCGGGGAGGGACTTTCCTTGAATATCGGTATCACACTTGTCTGAATCTCTGTCACTGTGTCATGTGTTGAGTTTTAAACCTACAATGGGACTACAAGGAATGTAGCACTCTTTGATGATGCAATGAATCCTTTAAGAAGTCTGAAGTGATCAATGTAATACATGGGTGTTTTTAATGAATTAACAAACCTCTATGAAGAGGTATCATCAGAATAACGTTTAGTGAACATCCATGCCAATATTGAGTTATTCCATTTACAGTCATATAGCTGTCTTCCATTAGATCCATACATCCCTTCCATAGGGAGAAGCGACGGTAGATACTTTGTTGCTGATGGTTATAACCTTGTGGTCAGGCATATGAGAAGAAAACCTCTCCAAAATGGCGCTATGACCTTGGTCAAAAGAAGAATTTTGAACAGGTCAGTACAATTTACCATATTTCGACATTTCCTTTTTTAACATCCTCATTGACTTATCGGGTGTGACTTAGAGTACTAGAAAGGTAATGCATTAATGTCGCTATTAGTTTAGAACTACTACTTTCTCAATGCATGAAACTGAATGGTGCGGGTGTTTTAGTAATATTCCTGTATCACTTGGTATTAACTGTGAATTATGTGTAAGGAAAAAGTGAACTTGGATAGCAAATACTGTGATAGCAAATACTGTTTTATTCCTTGTCAAGAAATACTATCAAAGTCTGAATTATGTTCAGAAGTTTATCTTGGACTTGGCTTCCAAAGTTTGAAGATGATGGATGTGGATACTTTCATTTCTCAATGTTGTGTTCCATCGTTGCACTTGACGCCTTACGATTCTCTTCTAGACGATTCCACAATTACTTTCTTGGACTTGGAGATCCatgcttttgtttctttttatgctTTGTGGTTGCACCTTTATGGCACAGTGAATCCAATGTCTTAGACTTGGATTTGAGTTCAGTTGTTCCCCATTCTTGGATGGAAAAGGAATCCTATGGCTTTTCTAATTCTCTTAACATTCAGTTTGGTGTCTGTAACAGGTCTTTGGGATGGACAAGCGATACTGGTTCATCCCTGCATATTCAGAAGAAGACATTCGACGGATGCCAGTACTGCAGGGGCTTGAATATCCATCAAAGCCTGATTTCGATTCCCAGGAGTTCTAAGAATCAAAGATGCCACATTGCGAGAAATCCTGATTTCTTCCCTTTAAGAACAGATATGGGAGCTTCCGAAACTGCTTACTAACATCTTCATTGACTGAAAAGCTTACAACCAATTGGGAACTTAACACATTCATTCACATGGGCGTCGTCTTAGCcataacagagagagagagaggagaaaagaaagaagggggggggggggggggggggggggggggggggggggtggcggCATTGTATCCAGGATAAAGGAAAAGCAGGTGGGTAGCAGTATAGTTGGGGATGGCTTGATGGGCTAACGTTTATTTCATGCTTTTaaacttggaagtttttggcAAAGTTTGGGGGAACTGTAAAATAGGGGTTGCAAGTAAATATTCCTCTGGcttctttccttgtattgagGTTTGGTGGAAAAATATGGAATCGGTCTGAGTGGGTTCGGCACGTGTTAGGGATGATCAATCAAGTCACTGTACGGTTTCTATACATTCTTACGAAATTATCTAATTTCATTACCAGATGTTCTTTAGTTTGAAAGAATCGTTGATCAAGATTTTTTTCGAATGGATTTCCTTTGGATTTTTGGAGTGGCCTTTTAAGAGgtggttttattaaaaaagttaatgcatgtttaaattttgatgaatttacttaaaatgaaCCTACATAGGATTCATCAAAGAGAtacttgaaaaattttgaactaGTAATTATTGCTCTCCCTTTAAATTTGAAGGTTACTATTGcacattcaaactaatattttattctaattttaataggtaatagttttattttattttatttcaaattagccggaaatcaattatttaagtattaaattaaactattaatgtctatatagttagtatgattataaaatatgaagaaaaaaaattaaaaatattattattaaaaaataatattatattattattttgataaatttaatgattaatCTAACGTGAAATTATAGAtatgaaagttttaaatttatgaaaaatgtattttttattaaattttaaagataaatttgatgaatctaatattAATGCTCTTAGTAACCATagtgacaagaaaaaaaaaaaaaaagatcattatttctagtttttatttatggaaaatatataaaaggtaACTTTAGAACTTTAAATATTTCTTACGAAATCAGTAGAAATAAAACCAATGGTGAACTCATCACATTAAACCCAGTTTATGGCTCCGACGTTGTCACGTtacccgaaaaaaaaaaaaaaatgtggggtGGAAAATATGAACCCGAACATTCTAGCTCACGAAAGAAAGTTCCACGTCTCCGTCTCTctttctcgctctctctctctctacaatttgcaggtatatatatacacgattCATTTCCTCTGCTAGCAGATAATTCTAGTGCCTTCTTCTCTCACCCTGTTCTTCAATTTATCGTTTTCCAAGGTAAGTgatccccccctcccccccccccccccccggcaaTTCTCCATGTAGGTGTTCCTCTCTTAAAATTCCTTAATTCTTTTGTGTTCAAGAATGTTATATATACTGTTCGTTCCTTCTCTCCCGTTTTCTGAGCAACCATCCAGAAACTTAAGGAGAGAACATGTTGTAGGTTGGATGTTGATATGGTTTCTCAGTTTTCTCTCATGTTTGTTGTCAACATAGAATATGTTTCTATTGGCTCAGTATGTAAATTTGGTCGTTTAGTGAAAAATATATCTGGTAATTGGTTTACTTGATTTTTTAGTGGTTTAATTCATTGTGAATTGGTGATACTTGGTATTATAATCCTCGGCCATTAATTTATTAGTTTGATTATATATCAACAACATACTacgggattttctattttttagagGGATTAGCGCAATACAGTATGCAGAGGGGAAGAGAAGGTGCAGACAATTTCTCACACTCGGGTGACTTGTTGGGTAGTTTCTGGAGCTCTGCTGGTTTTGGATCTCGTAGAAGTATGATGCCCAGTCTTTTTGGAGATAGAGATCCATTTGACGATCCTTTTTTCACTCGCCCCTTTGGAAGCTTGTTCGATTCTGGCATGTTCTCTTCGAGTGCTGCAGTAAGTGGGAAGGATCAGACTAGTCGGGCACCGGGAATTGTAATAGAAGAATTAAACTCCGATGATGAAGGAAAGACTGAGAAAGGTGAAGGCACCGGGCCTGACAAAGATAATGGTCCAAAGAATTATCCATCAAGCCAAGAACCGTCTATCGAGCAtccagatgatgatgatgatgatggtacTTGGCACTTTTTATTTTGGGTGTATCGGaacatttctttgtttttgctcGCTATTTTTATTCGCTGAATAACTAATGGCGATTACTGTCCTTGATTTCTTGGATACAGAGAGCAAAAACCCGATTCAGAGGATTGACCGCAAGAAGGTCGAAGGGGCGCAATCCCAGGATAGCGAAGCCAGCGTCCAGACTTGTAGAGTCACATATGGTGGTGTTAATGGAGCATATTACACTTCTACGAGAACGACAAGGACAGGCGCTGATGGAGTAAGTGACTACTTCCTAATGGCAAGTTGATTCTTACTAGCTTTCATTTGAATCTAATGCTGTCTTCATTAACCAGGTGGTGCTTGAGGAGGCGAAAGAAGCAGATAGAACAACAGGTCAAGCGAAACACAGGATCTCTAGAGGAATTCACGATAAGGTATTTA
Coding sequences within it:
- the LOC122287145 gene encoding myeloid leukemia factor 1 isoform X2, with protein sequence MWGGKYEPEHSSSRKKVPRLRLSFSLSLSLQFAEGLAQYSMQRGREGADNFSHSGDLLGSFWSSAGFGSRRSMMPSLFGDRDPFDDPFFTRPFGSLFDSGMFSSSAAVSGKDQTSRAPGIVIEELNSDDEGKTEKGEGTGPDKDNGPKNYPSSQEPSIEHPDDDDDDESKNPIQRIDRKKVEGAQSQDSEASVQTCRVTYGGVNGAYYTSTRTTRTGADGVVLEEAKEADRTTGQAKHRISRGIHDKGHSVTRKLNSDGKLDTSQTLYNLNEDELAGFEEAWKDHKGNVKVQLPGREDGFGMHGNAGSSSSSEPKEKKFWGGLALPSLKQPWKAGRMRQDNEARNNASSGRSKKVVRINID
- the LOC122287145 gene encoding myeloid leukemia factor 1 isoform X1, giving the protein MWGGKYEPEHSSSRKKVPRLRLSFSLSLSLQFAGIYIHDSFPLLADNSSAFFSHPVLQFIVFQEGLAQYSMQRGREGADNFSHSGDLLGSFWSSAGFGSRRSMMPSLFGDRDPFDDPFFTRPFGSLFDSGMFSSSAAVSGKDQTSRAPGIVIEELNSDDEGKTEKGEGTGPDKDNGPKNYPSSQEPSIEHPDDDDDDESKNPIQRIDRKKVEGAQSQDSEASVQTCRVTYGGVNGAYYTSTRTTRTGADGVVLEEAKEADRTTGQAKHRISRGIHDKGHSVTRKLNSDGKLDTSQTLYNLNEDELAGFEEAWKDHKGNVKVQLPGREDGFGMHGNAGSSSSSEPKEKKFWGGLALPSLKQPWKAGRMRQDNEARNNASSGRSKKVVRINID